A genomic region of Ewingella sp. CoE-038-23 contains the following coding sequences:
- the acrR gene encoding multidrug efflux transporter transcriptional repressor AcrR, with protein MARKTKLQALETRQQILDAAVQEFSARGVASTSLTDIANAAGVTRGAIYWHFKNKVELFNGVWEECESQMHLLELEYQTKFPNNPLRVLREILIYFLRATVNNPRRRALMEIIFHKCEFVGEMTSVHEARKALYLEGYGKIERILQKCIDAEELPQNVHPRQAAIILRAYITGLMENWLFVPESFDLEGQAAQLIDTYIEMLRFCPSLLLPKTAP; from the coding sequence ATGGCACGAAAAACCAAATTACAGGCCCTTGAGACTCGACAACAGATTTTAGATGCTGCTGTTCAGGAGTTCTCTGCCCGTGGCGTTGCCTCAACTTCGCTGACTGATATTGCCAATGCCGCCGGCGTCACTAGGGGCGCAATCTACTGGCATTTCAAGAATAAGGTTGAATTGTTTAATGGGGTCTGGGAAGAGTGTGAGTCCCAGATGCACTTACTCGAATTAGAGTATCAGACAAAGTTTCCCAATAATCCACTGCGGGTTTTGCGCGAGATACTGATTTATTTCTTACGTGCCACAGTAAACAATCCCCGTCGTAGGGCTTTGATGGAGATAATATTTCACAAATGTGAATTTGTTGGGGAGATGACGTCAGTTCATGAAGCGCGCAAGGCGCTATATCTTGAAGGCTACGGCAAGATAGAACGTATTCTTCAGAAATGCATTGATGCCGAGGAATTACCGCAGAATGTACACCCGCGTCAGGCGGCTATTATTCTTCGCGCTTATATTACTGGATTAATGGAGAACTGGCTGTTCGTCCCCGAAAGCTTTGATTTAGAAGGGCAGGCGGCCCAACTGATTGATACCTATATTGAAATGCTAAGGTTCTGCCCGAGCCTGCTCCTGCCAAAAACCGCGCCTTAA
- a CDS encoding efflux RND transporter periplasmic adaptor subunit, with amino-acid sequence MNRNRGLTPLAVVLMLSGSLALTGCNDKEAQQGAPKAPEVGVVTLKTEAMNVTTELPGRTASFRIAEVRPQVTGIILKRNFVEGSDIKAGMSLYQIDPATYQAAYDSAKGDLVKAQASAQVARVTVNRYKPLLGTNYVSKQDYDTAFSNAAQADAAVVAAKAAVESARINLAYTKVTSPISGRIGKSAVTEGALVTNGQADALATVQQLDPIYVDVTQSSNDFLRLKQELADGSLKQANGKAQVKLLLDNGSEYKQAGTLEFSDVTVDETTGSITLRAVFPNPDDALLPGMFVRARLDEGVNNNALLVPQQGITRNPRGDATAMVVGADNKVELRTVTTTQAIGDKWVVTDGLKSGDKVIVTGLQKIKPGVQVNAQEVDQNADAKKQAASDTAPKS; translated from the coding sequence ATGAACAGAAACAGAGGGTTAACGCCTCTGGCGGTAGTTCTGATGCTTTCCGGAAGCTTAGCACTTACAGGATGTAATGATAAAGAAGCTCAACAAGGCGCGCCAAAAGCTCCAGAAGTCGGTGTCGTAACACTGAAAACTGAAGCCATGAATGTGACCACCGAGCTTCCTGGTCGTACAGCCTCCTTCCGCATTGCAGAAGTTCGTCCCCAAGTCACCGGCATTATCCTGAAGCGCAACTTCGTGGAAGGCAGTGACATTAAAGCTGGCATGTCCTTGTATCAAATTGATCCTGCGACTTATCAGGCTGCTTACGACAGTGCGAAAGGCGATTTAGTTAAAGCCCAAGCTAGTGCTCAAGTTGCTCGCGTTACGGTTAATCGTTACAAGCCACTGTTAGGCACCAATTACGTCAGTAAACAAGACTACGACACCGCTTTCTCTAACGCAGCACAGGCCGATGCGGCCGTGGTTGCAGCGAAAGCAGCGGTTGAATCTGCGCGTATCAACCTTGCTTACACCAAAGTCACCTCTCCGATTTCCGGTCGTATTGGTAAATCTGCTGTAACCGAAGGCGCTCTGGTGACTAACGGCCAGGCTGACGCATTGGCAACGGTGCAACAACTCGACCCTATCTATGTCGACGTGACCCAATCAAGCAATGACTTCCTGCGTCTGAAGCAGGAACTGGCTGATGGCTCTCTGAAGCAAGCTAATGGCAAAGCGCAAGTTAAGCTGCTGTTAGATAACGGTAGTGAATATAAGCAAGCGGGTACATTGGAATTCTCTGATGTTACCGTTGATGAAACCACCGGCTCCATTACCTTACGCGCAGTGTTCCCGAACCCAGATGACGCATTGCTGCCGGGTATGTTCGTTCGCGCCCGTCTGGATGAAGGTGTAAACAACAACGCATTATTGGTTCCACAGCAAGGGATCACCCGTAACCCGCGCGGTGACGCAACCGCCATGGTTGTTGGTGCAGACAATAAAGTTGAACTCCGCACTGTGACCACGACGCAAGCGATCGGCGACAAATGGGTTGTAACCGATGGCCTGAAATCTGGTGACAAAGTTATCGTGACCGGAC